The Actinomycetota bacterium genome includes the window ACCGCGCCGACGGAGAAGAGACCGAAGAGCAGCGACAGCAGCTCCGCGACACGGGGTCCGATATCGCTGTAGGCGATGATCACGTCTAGAGCGAGGCTCAGGGTGCGCCCGTCCAGACGCTGTCTGCGGGGCGCAGCCGAACGGTAGGTCAAGGTGATCTTGGGGAACCCGGTCAAGGAGTACAGGGCCTGTCGGTAGCGGGTGCGCTCCTTGAGGTCGAGCATGGCGTTGAGGGCACGGCGGGAGACCAGGCGGGTGCGTTCGGTGGATAGCGGCTCGTCGAGGTACGACAACCGGTTGGCGATGCGGTAGAACCAGCCGGCTGCCGTGGAGGAGACCCCCGGAGAGGCCGCGACGATGTCGTGACCGCGCGCGGCGGTGATGTATAGCTCGCGCAGCAGATCCAGGTCGTGGTCGGGAACTGGGTCGTCGAGTTCGTAGACCCAGTCACCCGTGGCGCGGCTGAGGCCCGCCAGCATGGCCAGCTCGCGACCGTGGCTGCGGGGCAGCTCCACCACCAGAAGCGACCCCTGCAGCTGGGCTACGCAGGCACGGGCGTAGGTAGCGGTCTCGTCCTGGCTGCCGTCATCGACCAGCACGATCTCGTGCAGGGCGAACAGCGCCCCGAGCGTGTCCGACAGGGTCCGGAGCGCGACGGCAACGCCCGGTCCGGCGTCGCGGGCGTACACCACGGCCGAGACGAAGGTGGGTTGGCGGGGAGCCAGCTCGGTCGTCACAGCCGACCCTCCAGGTCGTAGATCGCATTCAGCTTGCCGGACACCACGCTGGTGACCTCGGGGGCGTCGCAGTGGTGCACCAGCAGCGTGGGTCGTCCGTCGTCGATCTCGGAGGTCGCGAGCACCGTTTTGACCGTGAACAGCGACCGCTCGTGCTCGAAGACCAGTTCGGGGTGCAGAAAGCGGCGGGCGAGCTGCGCCATCCAGGGCGCGGCGCTAGATGGGCGCGCAGGGCAGGTCGAGCAGGTGTCGAGCAGCTGCGGGGTGCAGTGCGGGTTGGCGCGCTGGCAGGCGAAGGCTGGCACGGCATCGGTGGTGGCGGCGTGCGGGGTGAACCCGACCGACGACAGCGAGTGGAGTCCGCTGTCTCCGAAGGGCATCACGGAGAAGAACGGACCGTCCATTACGGTGATGCCCAGGCCGGCCAGCGGTGCCGAGGGCGTGACCAGGGCCACCTCGCACAGCTCGTACTTCAGGGGCAGGGGCGCGAGCCCGGCAGACAGCAGCAGCGGGTTCGCTCCGGCGTAGGCCGCGATCACCAGACTGGCCGCGCACAGCTGGCGGCCGTCTTCGAGCTCCAGGCGCACCTCCCCCCCGCCCACGTCCAATCCGGTCACGCCAGCGCCAAGCTGCCAGTGCACCCGGTCGTCGAGCCGCGCGAGTAGGGCCATGCGCAGCCGGTCGTTGGACGTCGCGTACTCGGTGGTCGCCCACGCCTGGGTGACCGCGCCCGCCACGAAGTAGTCGCTGGTGGGCACCCGACGGGTCGGGGCGCCGATTGCCTCGCAGAACTCCTCGAACCGTGCGGCGCTGGTCACGCTGCCGCTGGCCGCGATGGCGTAGATGTTGTCGAAGCGGCTGTGCACGGCCTCGGGGAACTCGGCGGAGAAGCGTTCGAAGTACTGGCCCGAGCTGAGCGCGGTGAAGCGGCTGCGCGGGTAGTGGTAGCCGTGGTGCAGCCGCGCCTGGTTCACGTAGCTGGCGCGCGTGAGCGGCTCAGGTTCGCGGTCGACAACCGCTGTCCGCAGCCCCCGCCGGGTGCTCAGGCGCGCAGCGTAGAGACCGAAGATCCCCGCGCCGATCACGATCCGGTCGTAGGTCTCCACGTCCTCCAGCGCAGGTCGCGACGCACCGATCGGCCCCACAGCAGAGCAGGGTACGATACCGCCCACGCACAGGGTATCGGAGCGCGGTGGGGACCACGACACTGGTGGGCTACACCGGGTTCGTGGGCACAACGCTCCGCCGCCAGACGTCCTTCGACCTGTTGGTGAACCGGGCGAACCTGGACGAACTGGCGGGTCACCGCTGCGACCTGCTGGTCTGCGCCGCCGCACCAGCCGCGAAGTGGATCGCCAACCAGCAGCCCGACGCTGACCGCGCGAACATCGAACGGCTGCTGGCGGGTCTGTCGACGGTCACCGCGGAGCGGTTCGTGCTGATCTCGACCGTGGACGTCTACCCCAACCCCGTCGACGTCGACGAGGCGACCGCGATCAGCGCCGACCACCACCACGCCTACGGCCGCAACCGGCTGCTGCTCGAGCGCGAGGTGCAGACCCGGTTTCCCCAGGCGGTCGTTGTGCGTCTGCCGGCGCTGTTCGGCCAAGGGCTGAAGAAGAACTTCGTCTACGACCTCTACCTGGGCCGGGACGAGGTCGGCCTCACCCATCGCGATAGCGAGTTCCAGTTCTACGACATGGACCTGCTGTGGGGCGACCTGCAGCGCATCCTGGACGCCGACCTGCCGCTGGTCAACGTGGCAACCGAGCCGTTGAGCGCTCGGCGCGTTGCCAGGGAGGCGTTCGGCCGGGACCACATCAGCACCGAGGCGCCACAGGTCACCTACCGGGTGCGCAGCCGGCACGCCAGCGTGCTCGGCCGCGGCGATGCCTACCACTACGGTGCCGAGGAGATGCTCGACCGCCTGCGCGCCTTCGCCTCGACCCCGGACGCCGTGGCATGAAGCTTGCCGTGTCGAACATCGCCTGGGAAGACCCGTTCGACCCGGAGGTACTCGAGCTGCTGCGCGGCGCGGGCGTCACTGCGCTGGAGGTCGCCCCGACCAAGCTCTGGCCCGAGCTCACTACCGTGAGGGCACATGAGGTCGCGCAGGTCCGTCAGCGGCTGGCCGGGGCCGGCTTCGAGGTCGTGGCCATGCAGGCCCTGCTCTACGGCCAGCCCGAGTTCCAGCTGTTCGGCGACGAGCAGCACGTCGAACAGCTGATCGCATACCTCGGCACGGTGCTCCGCATCGCCGGGCAGCTCGGCGCCGAGGTCGCCGTGTTCGGCTCGCCCCGCAACCGGCTCCGGGGCGACCTCCCCGAGGAGATAGCCACAGCGCGGGCCGCAGCGGTCTTCGCGCGGATCGCCCAGAGCGCCGCGGAGCACGGCGTCACGGTTGTGCTGGAGGCCAACCCGCCGGCGTACGGTGCCGACTTCGTGACCACCGTTACCGAGGCGCTTGACCTAGTGCGGCGCGTGGACCACCCGGGTCTACGCCTCCACCTCGACACCGCCTGCATGCGGCTGGCCGGCGATGACGTGGTCACAGCGATCACCGACGGTGCCGGGCTGCTCTCCCACGTGCATGCCAGCGAGCCAGAACTTGGTCCGGTGCCCGGCGATGGACGCACGCAGCATGAGCTCGCTGCCGACGCCCTGAGGGGGATCGGCTACCAGGGTCACGTGTCGATCGAGATGCGACCGGTGGCAGCCGGCCGGCAAGCCCAGACCGTGGCCGACGCGGTCGCCTTCGTCCAGCGTGTCTATGGGGGAGCCCAACCGTGAGCGCCCTGCAGCCGGACGATGCCGGTTGGGCGGTCCCTGAGCACCGAGTCGAGGCGTTCGCGCCGCGGTCCACGCGCTACGCCGTGGCGATACCCGTGATCGACGAGGGCGAGCGGATCATCCGGCAGCTCGAGGCGATGAGGCGGCCCCCCGAGGTTCCAGACGTCATCATCTGCGACGGGGGTAGCCGCGACGGCTCCACCGAGCCGCGGCGGCTGGCCGCCCTCGGGGTGCGGGCCCTGCTGACCAAGACCGGACCGGGCCGTCTGGCCGCCCAGGAACGCATGGGCTTCGCGTTTGCGCTGCGCGAGGGCTACGGGGGCGTGATCCGCATGGATGGCAACGCCAAGGACGACCCGGCCGGGATCGCCGCGCTCGTCGCCGCGCTCGACGACGGCTGTGACTTTGTCCAGGGCTCCCGGTTCGTACCTGGCGGCGTGGCCGAACGCACTCCTTCGCTGCGGCTGCTGGCGATCCGCGCGATCCACGCGCCGGTGATCTCGCTGCTGGCGGGCGAGCGCTTCACGGACACGACCAACGCCTTCCGCGGACACTCCCGTCGCTACCTGACCCACCCAGAGGTGCAACCCTTCCGCGACGTGTTCCAAGGCTACGAGCTTCTGGCCTACCTATCGGTGCGAGCCTCGCAGCTCGGGCTACGCACCTGCGAGGTACCCGTGGCACGGCGCTACCCGCCAGGGCGGACCCCGACCAAGATCCGCGGGCTGCGCGGGAGTCTCGAACTGCTGGACGTGCTCCGCCGCCTGGCCCGCCGCGAGTTCCACCCCTCGACCGCCTACTTCGGTTAGCGCCGGCCGGCGGTCAGCCGGCACCTGCGTCCCGACGCCCGATCCTCGACGTGGGGTGCGGCGAAGCGCGGTGTGCGCGGATCTCGCTGCTGCCGGCATCGAGGTCCACGGCATCGAGCCTGAGCCGAGGCGGCGGCGTTGGCGCGGCGCCGGTACGCCGAGGTTGCGGTAGGGCCGGTGGAGACCTACACCAGCGACCGGTGTTCCAGCAGCTGCTGCTGGCCGACGTACTCGAGCATCTCGTCGACCCGTGGGCCACCCTCAGCCGGTTGGTGGCTGACAACCTCGAACCCCGGCGGACGGGTCGTGATCTCGCTGCCCAACGTCCGTCACTTGGTGGGTGGTCGCCGACCTGCTGCTGCGCGGGCGCTGGGTGAAGAGCGAGGCGGGCATCCTGGACCGCGCCCATCTGCGGTTCTCACCCGCGACTCCGCGATCGAGCTGGCCCGCAGGTCCGGGCACCAACTGGGGCCCGCCGACCAAACACCGGAAGGTCCACCAGCGTCACCCGATCGGTCCTTCACCGGCGCCGGCGCCTCACACGA containing:
- a CDS encoding glycosyltransferase, which codes for MTTELAPRQPTFVSAVVYARDAGPGVAVALRTLSDTLGALFALHEIVLVDDGSQDETATYARACVAQLQGSLLVVELPRSHGRELAMLAGLSRATGDWVYELDDPVPDHDLDLLRELYITAARGHDIVAASPGVSSTAAGWFYRIANRLSYLDEPLSTERTRLVSRRALNAMLDLKERTRYRQALYSLTGFPKITLTYRSAAPRRQRLDGRTLSLALDVIIAYSDIGPRVAELLSLLFGLFSVGAVGYVVAVNLFSDSVVEGWTTLMVLVSVGLAGTFLTLGLIAEYLARILREVRSRPLYVVERETTHLGDRAAGSSRQPNSAAQATSGAGSPAGPPGSGA
- a CDS encoding FAD-binding oxidoreductase, whose protein sequence is METYDRIVIGAGIFGLYAARLSTRRGLRTAVVDREPEPLTRASYVNQARLHHGYHYPRSRFTALSSGQYFERFSAEFPEAVHSRFDNIYAIAASGSVTSAARFEEFCEAIGAPTRRVPTSDYFVAGAVTQAWATTEYATSNDRLRMALLARLDDRVHWQLGAGVTGLDVGGGEVRLELEDGRQLCAASLVIAAYAGANPLLLSAGLAPLPLKYELCEVALVTPSAPLAGLGITVMDGPFFSVMPFGDSGLHSLSSVGFTPHAATTDAVPAFACQRANPHCTPQLLDTCSTCPARPSSAAPWMAQLARRFLHPELVFEHERSLFTVKTVLATSEIDDGRPTLLVHHCDAPEVTSVVSGKLNAIYDLEGRL
- a CDS encoding NAD-dependent epimerase/dehydratase family protein is translated as MGTTTLVGYTGFVGTTLRRQTSFDLLVNRANLDELAGHRCDLLVCAAAPAAKWIANQQPDADRANIERLLAGLSTVTAERFVLISTVDVYPNPVDVDEATAISADHHHAYGRNRLLLEREVQTRFPQAVVVRLPALFGQGLKKNFVYDLYLGRDEVGLTHRDSEFQFYDMDLLWGDLQRILDADLPLVNVATEPLSARRVAREAFGRDHISTEAPQVTYRVRSRHASVLGRGDAYHYGAEEMLDRLRAFASTPDAVA
- a CDS encoding sugar phosphate isomerase/epimerase translates to MKLAVSNIAWEDPFDPEVLELLRGAGVTALEVAPTKLWPELTTVRAHEVAQVRQRLAGAGFEVVAMQALLYGQPEFQLFGDEQHVEQLIAYLGTVLRIAGQLGAEVAVFGSPRNRLRGDLPEEIATARAAAVFARIAQSAAEHGVTVVLEANPPAYGADFVTTVTEALDLVRRVDHPGLRLHLDTACMRLAGDDVVTAITDGAGLLSHVHASEPELGPVPGDGRTQHELAADALRGIGYQGHVSIEMRPVAAGRQAQTVADAVAFVQRVYGGAQP
- a CDS encoding glycosyltransferase family 2 protein; this translates as MQPDDAGWAVPEHRVEAFAPRSTRYAVAIPVIDEGERIIRQLEAMRRPPEVPDVIICDGGSRDGSTEPRRLAALGVRALLTKTGPGRLAAQERMGFAFALREGYGGVIRMDGNAKDDPAGIAALVAALDDGCDFVQGSRFVPGGVAERTPSLRLLAIRAIHAPVISLLAGERFTDTTNAFRGHSRRYLTHPEVQPFRDVFQGYELLAYLSVRASQLGLRTCEVPVARRYPPGRTPTKIRGLRGSLELLDVLRRLARREFHPSTAYFG